A single genomic interval of Brevibacillus brevis harbors:
- a CDS encoding GNAT family N-acetyltransferase has product MEPLRYRTLDLREVTEADLPIFFNQQLDKSAHKMAAFTVKDPEDRDGFTAHWTRILNNESIVKRAIVMNGQVVGNVSCFELLGLPTIGYWIDKSFWGKGIATNALTLFLEELRTRPVYARVAHDNLASIRVLEKNGFQPFGVDRAFSEARGEEVEELILIKHT; this is encoded by the coding sequence GTGGAGCCATTGCGTTATCGGACCCTCGATTTACGAGAAGTAACTGAGGCAGATCTCCCTATATTTTTCAACCAGCAATTGGACAAATCTGCTCATAAGATGGCAGCCTTTACTGTCAAGGACCCTGAAGATAGAGACGGATTCACCGCTCATTGGACAAGAATTTTGAACAATGAATCGATTGTGAAAAGAGCCATTGTCATGAATGGGCAGGTTGTCGGTAATGTTTCGTGCTTTGAGCTGTTAGGCTTGCCTACGATTGGATACTGGATTGACAAAAGCTTTTGGGGTAAAGGAATCGCGACAAATGCACTTACTCTCTTTTTAGAGGAACTCCGAACACGTCCTGTATATGCGCGTGTCGCCCATGACAACCTCGCATCCATTCGTGTGCTAGAAAAAAACGGTTTTCAGCCTTTCGGTGTCGATCGAGCATTTTCGGAAGCACGAGGCGAAGAAGTGGAAGAACTCATTCTGATCAAACACACATGA
- a CDS encoding GNAT family N-acetyltransferase translates to MQTTISTLHLETERLIIRPYSEDDLMESFELMQNPELFTYLPMDVMPLENYKRLFHWLRSSYDTPFDQPFKYSVAIREKATGRFIGWCGVGVLDFLAPEKELYYLIGRDYWGNGYAFEAASALTSYAFDVIGLDRLYAKAHPDNKASLRIIEKLGFSFERVLDGLTGDDEDCNGEWLYVLTK, encoded by the coding sequence ATGCAAACAACGATATCTACCTTGCACTTAGAAACCGAACGCCTTATCATTCGTCCCTACTCAGAGGATGATTTAATGGAATCTTTTGAACTCATGCAAAACCCAGAGTTATTTACCTACCTGCCTATGGACGTTATGCCTCTGGAAAACTACAAACGCTTATTTCACTGGCTACGAAGCAGTTATGACACCCCTTTTGACCAGCCTTTTAAATATTCAGTGGCCATACGCGAAAAGGCTACTGGCAGGTTCATTGGCTGGTGTGGTGTGGGTGTTCTCGATTTTCTGGCTCCGGAAAAAGAGCTCTATTATTTAATCGGACGGGATTATTGGGGGAACGGCTACGCTTTTGAAGCTGCCTCCGCTCTTACTTCGTACGCATTTGATGTAATCGGATTGGATCGCTTGTACGCAAAAGCACACCCAGACAATAAAGCATCGCTGCGCATCATTGAGAAGCTCGGCTTCTCGTTTGAACGTGTCTTAGACGGCCTGACTGGGGACGACGAGGACTGCAACGGCGAGTGGTTGTATGTTTTGACGAAATAA
- a CDS encoding YkgJ family cysteine cluster protein, translating into MNTLPCQGCKGLCCGPVPITEKEYKMIHKKMKALPNKLRDDLKNQPRLFGTCIFYDMQKDQCGIHSVRPEVCRAFGYHKDLVCFRKPELAKKETLTFKETHIGYLSIDFTWKHF; encoded by the coding sequence ATGAATACATTGCCTTGCCAAGGCTGTAAAGGATTGTGCTGTGGTCCTGTACCTATAACAGAGAAGGAATATAAAATGATACACAAGAAAATGAAAGCGCTTCCGAATAAACTCCGTGACGATCTGAAAAATCAACCGAGATTGTTTGGGACTTGTATCTTCTACGACATGCAAAAAGATCAGTGTGGTATTCATAGCGTTCGACCGGAAGTGTGTCGCGCTTTTGGGTATCACAAGGACCTTGTCTGTTTTCGCAAACCGGAATTGGCGAAGAAGGAAACGCTGACCTTCAAGGAGACGCATATTGGGTATTTGAGTATTGATTTTACATGGAAGCATTTTTAA
- a CDS encoding DUF4386 domain-containing protein codes for MLRKSTNAGRRSAVITGVLLIAGLVSGILSVVPVIDGAEYLVKASINENQVLRGAFFQLFMIVSYVGIPILLYPILSMHNKGLALGSVAFGIIAGVFIILGVITLLLLLTVSHEFAKVGDLHVSYFQTLGGLLREGRDLVNHVATTLAFVLALFLFTYLFYQTKLVPRCLSVWGLIGSTLSILASLLFMIRFIGLDTVYMMLNIPIAFQQLVLAIWLIMKGFNPTKQD; via the coding sequence ATGCTGAGGAAGAGTACAAATGCAGGGAGAAGGTCAGCTGTAATAACTGGGGTGTTGCTAATAGCCGGTTTGGTTTCAGGTATATTAAGTGTTGTTCCTGTTATAGATGGAGCCGAATACCTTGTCAAGGCTTCTATAAATGAAAACCAGGTACTACGAGGAGCATTTTTCCAGTTGTTCATGATTGTTTCCTATGTAGGTATTCCTATTTTGTTGTATCCCATTCTAAGTATGCATAACAAAGGTTTAGCCCTTGGATCTGTTGCTTTTGGCATCATTGCGGGTGTGTTCATTATTCTTGGTGTCATCACTCTTCTCTTGCTATTAACCGTAAGTCATGAATTTGCAAAAGTTGGAGATTTGCATGTATCGTATTTTCAGACCCTGGGTGGATTGTTACGAGAAGGACGTGATCTGGTCAACCATGTGGCAACGACTCTGGCATTTGTTTTGGCTCTGTTCTTGTTTACCTACCTATTTTACCAAACAAAGCTAGTTCCACGATGCTTGTCAGTCTGGGGTCTTATTGGGTCTACATTGTCTATATTGGCGAGCTTGTTATTTATGATTCGCTTCATCGGTCTGGATACAGTCTACATGATGTTGAACATTCCAATAGCCTTTCAACAATTGGTTTTGGCTATATGGCTAATCATGAAAGGATTCAACCCAACGAAACAGGATTGA
- a CDS encoding HPr family phosphocarrier protein — protein MRERQVIVQLTQGLHARPATLFVKVAASFSSEIGLNKDEKKVNAKSIIGVMSLAVSKGQSVVLTADGADAEQALDALERVLVSVE, from the coding sequence ATGAGAGAGAGACAGGTCATCGTCCAGTTAACACAGGGATTACATGCGCGTCCGGCTACTTTGTTTGTGAAAGTGGCAGCTTCCTTTTCCAGTGAAATCGGATTGAACAAGGATGAGAAGAAGGTAAATGCCAAGAGTATTATCGGCGTCATGTCCCTCGCTGTTTCAAAAGGACAATCGGTTGTCTTGACTGCGGATGGTGCGGACGCGGAACAGGCGTTGGATGCGTTGGAGCGCGTTTTGGTAAGTGTGGAGTAA